A region from the Salminus brasiliensis chromosome 22, fSalBra1.hap2, whole genome shotgun sequence genome encodes:
- the zfp36l2 gene encoding mRNA decay activator protein ZFP36L2 isoform X2, protein MSASVLSSIYDFDLLYREKTQSSNAIHLNSMLDRRTVVGLPLATSNANSNRSNYFRSNSVGHVDSSCGKESPTATCTNKENRYRDRAFSESGQQLQEVLMQPRGGSQINSTRYKTELCRPFEENGSCKYGEKCQFAHGYHELRNLSRHPKYKTEPCRTFHTIGFCPYGPRCHFIHNVDERRPVGPMRLKRELGEREMERDEQVPFLLSRDNRPKLHHSLSFSGFSSPRGVESAPSRTPPPPMASTSCLSAFSCPEQDLKAFLAPLIPHALGTFSASSSYGSSAQAGPGCPPHSPPFRLSHTTLRPLSQSPVFDSPPSPLESLSDPESFLSGSCCSSGTISGSESPSLDANRRLPIFSRLSISDD, encoded by the exons ATGTCTGCTTCTGTACTGTCTTCTATTTACGACTTCGACCTGTTGTACAGG GAGAAAACCCAAAGCTCTAATGCAATCCACCTGAACAGCATGCTGGACAGGAGGACAGTAGTCGGGCTCCCGCTGGCCACCTCCAATGCGAATAGCAACAGGTCCAACTACTTCAGGAGCAACTCTGTTGGCCACGTGGACTCAAGCTGTGGGAAGGAGAGCCCCACGGCCACGTGCACCAACAAGGAGAACCGCTACCGTGATCGTGCCTTCAGCGAGAGTGGCCAGCAGCTCCAGGAGGTGCTCATGCAGCCCAGAGGTGGCTCTCAGATTAACTCCACCCGCTACAAGACCGAGCTGTGCAGGCCATTCGAGGAGAACGGCTCCTGCAAGTATGGCGAGAAGTGCCAGTTTGCTCACGGCTATCATGAACTGCGAAACCTTTCACGACACCCCAAGTACAAGACGGAGCCCTGTCGCACGTTCCACACCATTGGCTTCTGCCCATACGGTCCGCGCTGCCACTTTATCCACAACGTAGATGAGCGCCGGCCAGTGGGGCCAATGAGGCTCAAACGGGAGCTTGGCGAGAGGGAGATGGAACGAGATGAGCAGGTCCCTTTTCTGCTATCCAGGGACAACAGGCCCAAACTGCACCACAGCTTGAGCTTCTCTGGCTTCTCCAGCCCTCGTGGGGTGGAGAGTGCCCCCTCGCGCACACCACCACCCCCTATGGCATCCACCTCGTGCCTCAGTGCCTTCTCTTGCCCCGAGCAGGATCTCAAGGCTTTCCTTGCCCCCCTCATCCCCCATGCTTTAGGGACTTTCAGTGCTTCCTCTTCTTATGGCAGCAGCGCCCAGGCTGGTCCGGGCTGCCCGCCGCATTCCCCTCCTTTCAGACTAAGCCACACAACCTTAAGGCCCTTGTCCCAGTCGCCCGTATTCGATTCGCCCCCGAGCCCGCTGGAGTCTCTGTCTGACCCGGAGAGCTTCCTGAGCGgctcctgctgctcctctggCACCATAAGTGGCTCTGAGTCACCAAGCCTGGATGCTAACAGGCGCTTGCCTATCTTCAGCAGGCTGTCGATTTCAGacgattaa
- the zfp36l2 gene encoding mRNA decay activator protein ZFP36L2 isoform X1, whose protein sequence is MSASVLSSIYDFDLLYRQEKTQSSNAIHLNSMLDRRTVVGLPLATSNANSNRSNYFRSNSVGHVDSSCGKESPTATCTNKENRYRDRAFSESGQQLQEVLMQPRGGSQINSTRYKTELCRPFEENGSCKYGEKCQFAHGYHELRNLSRHPKYKTEPCRTFHTIGFCPYGPRCHFIHNVDERRPVGPMRLKRELGEREMERDEQVPFLLSRDNRPKLHHSLSFSGFSSPRGVESAPSRTPPPPMASTSCLSAFSCPEQDLKAFLAPLIPHALGTFSASSSYGSSAQAGPGCPPHSPPFRLSHTTLRPLSQSPVFDSPPSPLESLSDPESFLSGSCCSSGTISGSESPSLDANRRLPIFSRLSISDD, encoded by the exons ATGTCTGCTTCTGTACTGTCTTCTATTTACGACTTCGACCTGTTGTACAGG CAGGAGAAAACCCAAAGCTCTAATGCAATCCACCTGAACAGCATGCTGGACAGGAGGACAGTAGTCGGGCTCCCGCTGGCCACCTCCAATGCGAATAGCAACAGGTCCAACTACTTCAGGAGCAACTCTGTTGGCCACGTGGACTCAAGCTGTGGGAAGGAGAGCCCCACGGCCACGTGCACCAACAAGGAGAACCGCTACCGTGATCGTGCCTTCAGCGAGAGTGGCCAGCAGCTCCAGGAGGTGCTCATGCAGCCCAGAGGTGGCTCTCAGATTAACTCCACCCGCTACAAGACCGAGCTGTGCAGGCCATTCGAGGAGAACGGCTCCTGCAAGTATGGCGAGAAGTGCCAGTTTGCTCACGGCTATCATGAACTGCGAAACCTTTCACGACACCCCAAGTACAAGACGGAGCCCTGTCGCACGTTCCACACCATTGGCTTCTGCCCATACGGTCCGCGCTGCCACTTTATCCACAACGTAGATGAGCGCCGGCCAGTGGGGCCAATGAGGCTCAAACGGGAGCTTGGCGAGAGGGAGATGGAACGAGATGAGCAGGTCCCTTTTCTGCTATCCAGGGACAACAGGCCCAAACTGCACCACAGCTTGAGCTTCTCTGGCTTCTCCAGCCCTCGTGGGGTGGAGAGTGCCCCCTCGCGCACACCACCACCCCCTATGGCATCCACCTCGTGCCTCAGTGCCTTCTCTTGCCCCGAGCAGGATCTCAAGGCTTTCCTTGCCCCCCTCATCCCCCATGCTTTAGGGACTTTCAGTGCTTCCTCTTCTTATGGCAGCAGCGCCCAGGCTGGTCCGGGCTGCCCGCCGCATTCCCCTCCTTTCAGACTAAGCCACACAACCTTAAGGCCCTTGTCCCAGTCGCCCGTATTCGATTCGCCCCCGAGCCCGCTGGAGTCTCTGTCTGACCCGGAGAGCTTCCTGAGCGgctcctgctgctcctctggCACCATAAGTGGCTCTGAGTCACCAAGCCTGGATGCTAACAGGCGCTTGCCTATCTTCAGCAGGCTGTCGATTTCAGacgattaa